A region from the Nocardioides exalbidus genome encodes:
- a CDS encoding glycosyltransferase gives MHGFLPDLDLHHAACDVALVQGGLSTTMELTAAGRPFVYVPLEHHFEQQVHVRHRLERHRAGRALAYADTTPERLADELVAALGQRLDYLPVPSDGAERAARMVLDVL, from the coding sequence GTGCACGGCTTCCTCCCGGACCTCGACCTCCACCACGCGGCGTGCGACGTCGCCCTCGTCCAGGGCGGGCTGAGCACGACGATGGAGCTGACGGCGGCCGGGCGCCCGTTCGTCTACGTCCCGCTGGAGCACCACTTCGAGCAGCAGGTGCACGTGCGCCACCGGCTGGAGCGGCACCGGGCGGGCCGGGCACTGGCGTACGCCGACACGACTCCCGAGCGGCTCGCCGACGAGCTGGTCGCCGCGCTCGGGCAGCGCCTCGACTACCTCCCGGTGCCGTCGGACGGCGCGGAGCGCGCGGCCCGGATGGTGCTCGACGTGCTCTGA
- a CDS encoding alpha/beta hydrolase, whose protein sequence is MRAREPDSEGQVDVDGVRLAWESFNDTAATTVLFVPIDTCVHSGAWKGQVPYLAQHFRVVTVDPPGNGRSGRALDPEAYADLAMVEHTLSVMDHLGVERAVLVGICVSAWQALLTAALHPDRVLGVAAVAPWARDSTSPYPVRLEAALRFEEELDDYSGWMGNNRHYLPEHWPDYAEFFFGQMLPEPHSTKQLEDVVGFTRQTTGDVILAEHAASRFPDTTEEAEALLRGITAPVLVVTGTADLCQPPGRAESIVAWTGAERLVLDRAGHLPMARQPVLVNRAIKSLVDRAVGVPVVPRPRRDGRRRPRLLYLSSPIGLGHVRRDLAIADAMREMHPDLEVQWLTQSPVAGFLEHRGEVVHPASRLLASESGHFEAECGEHDLHAFDAVRRMDEVLVNNFMVFDDLVERERFDLWVGDEAWDLDHFLHEHPSLKRAPFVWMTDFVGWVPMSDGGEREAFLTADYNAEMVEHVADSPGRATVRCSSATRPTWSTCPWVPASRPRGRGRSSTSTSPATSWAGARTRPAATSCASGSATVRTTWCASSPSVAREWATTCCAARSRPTPRRRHGCRACGWSWSPARGSTRARSTCRTAWRCTASSRTSTSTTRRATSPSSRAG, encoded by the coding sequence ATGCGAGCACGGGAGCCGGACAGCGAGGGTCAGGTCGACGTAGACGGCGTGCGCTTGGCGTGGGAGTCCTTCAACGACACGGCAGCGACCACGGTCCTGTTCGTCCCCATCGACACGTGCGTCCACAGCGGGGCCTGGAAGGGACAGGTCCCCTACCTGGCCCAGCACTTCCGGGTCGTCACCGTCGACCCGCCCGGCAACGGCCGGTCGGGGCGCGCGCTCGACCCGGAGGCGTACGCCGACCTCGCGATGGTCGAGCACACCCTGTCGGTGATGGACCACCTCGGCGTGGAGCGGGCCGTCCTCGTCGGCATCTGCGTCAGCGCGTGGCAGGCGCTGCTCACCGCGGCCCTGCACCCCGACCGGGTGCTCGGCGTGGCCGCCGTGGCGCCGTGGGCGCGGGACAGCACCTCGCCCTACCCGGTCCGGCTCGAGGCCGCCCTGCGCTTCGAGGAGGAGCTGGACGACTACTCCGGGTGGATGGGCAACAACCGGCACTACCTGCCCGAGCACTGGCCGGACTACGCCGAGTTCTTCTTCGGCCAGATGCTTCCCGAGCCGCACTCGACCAAGCAGCTCGAGGACGTCGTCGGCTTCACCCGCCAGACCACCGGCGACGTGATCCTGGCCGAGCACGCGGCGTCCCGCTTCCCCGACACCACCGAGGAGGCCGAGGCCCTGCTCCGCGGCATCACCGCGCCCGTGCTCGTCGTGACGGGGACCGCGGACCTGTGCCAGCCACCCGGACGGGCCGAGAGCATCGTGGCGTGGACCGGAGCCGAGCGCCTCGTGCTCGACAGAGCCGGTCACCTGCCGATGGCCCGGCAGCCGGTGCTCGTCAACCGTGCGATCAAGTCGCTGGTGGACCGCGCCGTCGGCGTGCCCGTCGTGCCGCGTCCGCGACGCGACGGCAGGCGTCGCCCACGACTGCTCTACCTCTCCTCCCCCATCGGGCTGGGCCACGTCCGTCGCGACCTCGCGATCGCCGACGCGATGCGGGAGATGCACCCGGACCTCGAGGTGCAGTGGCTCACCCAGTCCCCGGTCGCCGGCTTCCTCGAGCACCGCGGTGAGGTCGTGCATCCCGCGTCGCGGCTGCTGGCCAGCGAGTCCGGACACTTCGAGGCCGAGTGCGGCGAGCACGACCTGCACGCCTTCGACGCCGTGCGCCGGATGGACGAGGTGCTGGTCAACAACTTCATGGTCTTCGACGACCTCGTCGAGCGCGAGCGCTTCGACCTCTGGGTGGGCGACGAGGCGTGGGACCTCGACCACTTCCTCCACGAGCACCCGTCGCTGAAGCGGGCGCCCTTCGTGTGGATGACCGACTTCGTCGGCTGGGTGCCGATGTCCGACGGGGGCGAGCGGGAGGCGTTCCTCACCGCCGACTACAACGCGGAGATGGTCGAGCACGTCGCGGACTCACCCGGGCGCGCGACCGTGCGGTGTTCGTCGGCGACCCGGCCGACGTGGTCGACCTGTCCCTGGGTCCCGGCCTCCCGTCCGCGCGGTCGTGGACGGAGCAGCACTTCGACTTCGCCGGCTACGTCATGGGCAGGCGCCCGGACCCGGCCCGCCGCGACGAGCTGCGCGAGCGGCTCGGCTACGGTCCGGACGACGTGGTGTGCCTCGTCTCCGTCGGTGGCTCGGGAGTGGGCCACCACCTGCTGCGCCGCGCGGTCGCGGCCCACACCCCGACGGCGGCACGGGTGCCGGGCCTGCGGATGGTCGTGGTCGCCGGCCCGCGGATCGACCCGCGCTCGCTCGACCTGCCGGACGGCGTGGAGGTGCACGGCTTCCTCCCGGACCTCGACCTCCACCACGCGGCGTGCGACGTCGCCCTCGTCCAGGGCGGGCTGA